One genomic window of Hippopotamus amphibius kiboko isolate mHipAmp2 chromosome 10, mHipAmp2.hap2, whole genome shotgun sequence includes the following:
- the LRP2BP gene encoding LRP2-binding protein isoform X6, with protein sequence MNTHCGDRMNLTSEKLPKNPFYTSLSHYAAKNQKLFQWRKEKTDHYSHATLVDTALQLLKERIRRGDTLAYFLRGQLYFEEGWYEEALEQFEEIKEKDHQATYQLGVMYYDGLGTTADTEKGVEYMKKIVDSPCPKARHLKFAAAYNLGRAYYEGKGVKRSDEEAERLWLFAADSGNPKASVKAQSILGLYYSTKEPKELEKAFYWHSQACGNGNLESQGALGLMYFYGQGIRQDTEAALHCLREAAERGNVYAQGNLVEYFYKMKFFTKCVAFSKRIADYDEAHDIPTIAQVTDCLPEFISRGMAMASFYHARCLQLGLGVTKDEATAKHYYSK encoded by the exons AATACTCACTGTGGAGACAGGATGAATTTGACCAGTGAAAAGTTGCCCAAGAACCCCTTTTATACTTCTCTATCCCATTATGCTGCTAAGAACCAAAAACTCTTCcagtggagaaaggaaaagactg atcatTACAGCCATGCTACTTTGGTGGATACGGCATTGCAGCTCTTGAAGGAAAGAATAAGGAGAGGGGATACTCTGGCATACTTCCTACGAGGTCAACTGTATTTTGAAGAg GGATGGTATGAAGAAGCATTAGAACAGtttgaagaaatcaaggaaaagGATCATCAGGCAACTTACCAGCTGGGAGTGATGTATTATGATGGCCTGGGGACAACCGCAGACAct gaaaaaggagtggaatatatgaagaaaatcgtTGATTCTCCGTGTCCCAAAGCAAGACACTTAAAATTTGCAGCAGCTTACAACCTTGGAAGAGCTTATTATGAAGGGAAAGGCGTTAAACGATCAGACGAGGAAGCTGAAAG ACTGTGGCTTTTTGCTGCAGACAGTGGAAATCCAAAAGCTAGTGTGAAGGCTCAAAGTATCCTAGGATTGTATTACTCAACAAAGGAACCCAAAGAGTTAGAGAAG GCATTTTATTGGCATTCACAAGCTTGTGGCAATGGAAACCTGGAGTCCCAGGGTGCACTTGGGCTCATGTACTTTTATGGACAAGGCATCCGCCAGGATACTGAGGCTGCCCTGCATTGCTTGAGGGAAGCAGCGGAGCGTGGAAATGTCTATGCTCAAGGGAATCTTGTGGAGTATTTCTATAAGATGAAATTTTTCACAAAGTGTGTTGCATTTTCAAAAAG GATTGCTGACTACGATGAGGCTCATGACATCCCCACGATCGCGCAGGTCACGGACTGTCTCCCGGAATTCATCAGCAGAGGCATGGCCATGGCCTCTTTCTACCATGCACGGTGTCTGCAGCTTGGCTTGGGTGTCACAAAGGATGAAGCAACAGCGAAGCACTATTATTCTAAA
- the LRP2BP gene encoding LRP2-binding protein isoform X2 has translation MNTHCGDRMNLTSEKLPKNPFYTSLSHYAAKNQKLFQWRKEKTDHYSHATLVDTALQLLKERIRRGDTLAYFLRGQLYFEEGWYEEALEQFEEIKEKDHQATYQLGVMYYDGLGTTADTEKGVEYMKKIVDSPCPKARHLKFAAAYNLGRAYYEGKGVKRSDEEAERLWLFAADSGNPKASVKAQSILGLYYSTKEPKELEKAFYWHSQACGNGNLESQGALGLMYFYGQGIRQDTEAALHCLREAAERGNVYAQGNLVEYFYKMKFFTKCVAFSKRIADYDEAHDIPTIAQVTDCLPEFISRGMAMASFYHARCLQLGLGVTKDEATAKHYYSKNSYQRPAGDLRPKQTTGTPQQLAL, from the exons AATACTCACTGTGGAGACAGGATGAATTTGACCAGTGAAAAGTTGCCCAAGAACCCCTTTTATACTTCTCTATCCCATTATGCTGCTAAGAACCAAAAACTCTTCcagtggagaaaggaaaagactg atcatTACAGCCATGCTACTTTGGTGGATACGGCATTGCAGCTCTTGAAGGAAAGAATAAGGAGAGGGGATACTCTGGCATACTTCCTACGAGGTCAACTGTATTTTGAAGAg GGATGGTATGAAGAAGCATTAGAACAGtttgaagaaatcaaggaaaagGATCATCAGGCAACTTACCAGCTGGGAGTGATGTATTATGATGGCCTGGGGACAACCGCAGACAct gaaaaaggagtggaatatatgaagaaaatcgtTGATTCTCCGTGTCCCAAAGCAAGACACTTAAAATTTGCAGCAGCTTACAACCTTGGAAGAGCTTATTATGAAGGGAAAGGCGTTAAACGATCAGACGAGGAAGCTGAAAG ACTGTGGCTTTTTGCTGCAGACAGTGGAAATCCAAAAGCTAGTGTGAAGGCTCAAAGTATCCTAGGATTGTATTACTCAACAAAGGAACCCAAAGAGTTAGAGAAG GCATTTTATTGGCATTCACAAGCTTGTGGCAATGGAAACCTGGAGTCCCAGGGTGCACTTGGGCTCATGTACTTTTATGGACAAGGCATCCGCCAGGATACTGAGGCTGCCCTGCATTGCTTGAGGGAAGCAGCGGAGCGTGGAAATGTCTATGCTCAAGGGAATCTTGTGGAGTATTTCTATAAGATGAAATTTTTCACAAAGTGTGTTGCATTTTCAAAAAG GATTGCTGACTACGATGAGGCTCATGACATCCCCACGATCGCGCAGGTCACGGACTGTCTCCCGGAATTCATCAGCAGAGGCATGGCCATGGCCTCTTTCTACCATGCACGGTGTCTGCAGCTTGGCTTGGGTGTCACAAAGGATGAAGCAACAGCGAAGCACTATTATTCTAAA